One genomic region from Pararge aegeria chromosome 14, ilParAegt1.1, whole genome shotgun sequence encodes:
- the LOC120629597 gene encoding forkhead box protein J1-B-like, protein MHITSGLSPASGEMLDASINFYGDSGEQCGFFSLDHAVPESSHTVEIEYVYEQPDSYVFNEPAVLELQTEEAGSTVKEDEQPKSSEKKTVNVVEEDQETDLTNLTWLQNITNIMAIPQFPIPPMSPNPPAKTQPQNTRLQKFNQTIAKCQKDFTENREDYRSNSEKKPPYSYSTLICMAMRYNNDKMTLSAIYSWIRENFKYYRNADPTWQNSIRHNLSLNKVFVKVARSKHEPGKGGFWKLDLAHLEGTKRISNRPHKKKKASERKEPQVSEEQTAIANIPIDINDLTNELNQAVTWHLPEFTLQSLSDIDMDANIGANVIVEPVAPPPLMPEDDLSSLLLNPTDWSDLQLDMLDNYLDSCFK, encoded by the exons ATGCATATCACTTCGGGATTGTCGCCGGCGTCCGGCGAAATGCTGGACGCCTCTATCAACTTTTATGGAGATTCcggagagcagtgcggatttttTTCTCTCGACCACGCGGTTCCGGAATCTTCGCACACCGTTGAAATCGAATACGTATACGAGCAACCCGATAGCTATGTCTTCAATGAACCCGCAGTATTGGAACTGCAAACAGAAGAAGCTGGGAGTACAGTTAAAGAAGATGAGCAACCAAAGAGTAGTGAAAAGAAAACTGTGAACGTAGTCGAGGAGGACCAAGAAACTGATCTCACGAATTTGACGTGGCTGcaaaatataactaatattatggCGATACCACAGTTTCCTATACCACCAATGTCGCCGAATCCTCCAGCGAAAACTCAACCGCAGAACACAAGACTCCAGAAGTTTAATCAAACTATAGCAAAGTGCCAGAAAGATTTCACGGAGAATAGAGAAGACTACCGGAGCAACAGTGAGAAGAAACCTCCTTATTCGTATAGTACCTTAATATGCATGGCAATGAGGTACAATAATGACAAAATGACTCTGTCTGCAATTTATTCATGGATAAGGGAGAACTTCAAGTATTATAGGAACGCGGACCCCACATGGCAG AACTCCATACGGCATAACTTATCACTCAACAAAGTCTTCGTAAAAGTGGCCCGTTCAAAACACGAACCTGGCAAAGGTGGCTTCTGGAAACTAGACCTGGCTCACCTGGAAGGCACTAAACGCATTTCGAATAGACCGCATAAGAAGAAGAAGGCCAGCGAAAGAAAAGAGCCACAAGTCTCCGAAGAGCAAACAGCAATCGCCAATATACCAATTGATATAAACGATCTGACCAATGAACTTAACCAAGCTGTTACCTGGCATTTACCTGAATTTACCCTCCAGTCGTTATCGGATATCGACATGGACGCAAATATTGGGGCAAATGTGATTGTCGAACCAGTGGCGCCCCCACCTCTAATGCCAGAAGATGACTTGTCGTCTCTACTCCTGAATCCAACGGACTGGTCGGATCTTCAGCTGGATATGTTGGACAATTATTTGGATTCGTGTTTCAAGTAA
- the LOC120629412 gene encoding glucose dehydrogenase [FAD, quinone]-like isoform X1, with protein MSPLHLLQFFLCSVCIHMFSIFTYLVYYYDLFTSSHEAQEKYDFIIVGSGTAGSLIADRLLKETNYTFIVLEAGGKGHPFHDIPAFGPLLHRSVFDWHYETVPQENACFAMENSKCKQTQGKILGGSSKLNNMIHVRGNVSHYVDWFHGKYTKEYIEEHFNYIESNIYPLRNIQYDSQLSDAVLDAAKQLGFNELNHQNSLGFQKSLLTQNQGKRWTTSDNFDTSKYVLTNALVEKLIIKNNKCLGVQINYPKKVKLFAEKAVIISAGTFNSPKLLQLSGIGPAELLKSLNISVVKELPVGKNLQDHVGTGLDLVLFDTSQSVGMFDMMNFFNLYKYFVNGVGPLTTPGCEVVGFVSTKNETIPNIQFMVLPVGITADRGSHLRKSLGIADFVWDNYFSKLFEKYTTTFFPLILHPKSIGEVKIKSQDPNLPPLIDPKYLSHPEDLKTLVDGIKLLTKLLETDAMKSIGAHLNKNHFPGCEEYDLFSDLYLECYVKHLTLSSYHPIGTCSMGTDARQSVVDLTFAVFGIDNLYVVDGSVLPTLPSGNINAAIAMMANIFIENTINQFNLKTNQHMCSRNISFEELFLNVCPVR; from the exons ATGTCTCCTCTGCATCTTCTACAATTCTTTCTGTGCAGCGTATGCATTCACATGTTTTCGATATTTACTTACCTGGTGTACTACTATGATTTGTTTACGTCTTCTCATGAAGCCCAGGagaaatatgattttattatag tGGGCTCGGGCACAGCAGGATCTCTCATAGCAGACAGATTATTAAAGGAAACTAATTACACCTTCATAGTCCTTGAAGCGGGAGGAAAAGGTCACCCTTTCCATGATATACCAGCATTTGGCCCACTCCTGCACAGATCAGTATTTGATTGGCATTATGAAACTGTTCCGCAGGAAAATGCTTGCTTTGCTATGGAAAATTCT AAATGCAAACAAACACAAGGCAAAATTCTTGGAGGATCATCAAAACTGAACAATATGATCCATGTCCGAGGCAACGTATCACACTATGTTGATTGGTTCCACGGTAAATACACAAAAGAGTATATAGaagaacattttaattatatagaatCTAATATTTATCCTTTACGTAATATACAATATGATAGTCAATTAAGTGATGCTGTTTTAGATGCAGCAAAACAACTAggttttaatgaattaaatcaTCAAAATAGTCTTGGTTTTCAAAAGTCTTTACTTACTCAAAATCAAGGTAAAAGATGGACAACATCTGATAACTTTGACACATCCAAGTATGTTTTAACTAATGCGCTTGTTGAAAAgttaataatcaaaaataataaatgtttaggtgtacaaataaattatccaaaaaaagtaaaattgtttGCAGAAAAGGCAGTTATAATTAGTGCAGGTACTTTTAACTCTCCTAAACTTTTGCAGTTATCAGGCATAGGACCTGCAGAACTATTGAAATCTCTAAATATTTCTGTGGTAAAGGAGTTGCCAGTAGGAAAAAACCTGCAAGACCATGTTGGTACAGGTTTAGATTTGGTACTTTTCGATACATCACAATCTGTGGGTatgtttgatatgatgaatttctttaatCTATACAAGTATTTCGTTAATGGTGTAGGACCATTAACTACACCTGGTTGTGAAGTTGTGGGATTTGTTTCTACAAAAAATGAAACAATACCAAATATTCAATTCATGGTGTTGCCAGTAGGAATAACTGCAGACAGAGGTAGTCATTTAAGAAAGTCTCTAGGTATAGCTGATTTTGTATGGGACAACTATTTTAGTAAACTATTTGAGAAGTATACAACCACATTTTTCCCACTGATACTTCACCCTAAAAGCATAGgtgaagttaaaattaaaagtcaAGATCCTAATTTACCACCACTTATTGATCCAAAATATTTATCACATCCAGAAGACTTAAAAACCTTAGTGGATGGAATCAAACTGTTGACAAAACTACTTGAAACAGATGCTATGAAAAGTATAGGagctcatttaaataaaaaccattttCCTGGATGTGAAGAGTACGATTTATTTTCAGATTTATATTTAGAATGTTATGTTAAACATTTAACTTTATCTAGTTATCATCCTATAGGTACATGCTCTATGGGTACCGACGCTAGACAGTCTGTTGTCGATTTAACCTTTGCAGTATTTGGAATAGACAACCTCTATGTTGTTGATGGTTCAGTGTTGCCAACATTGCCAAGTGGTAACATAAACGCGGCAATAGCGATGATGGCTAATATATTTATCGAAAATACTATcaaccaatttaatttaaaaacaaatcaacATATGTGCAGTAGAAATATTTCATTtgaagaattatttttaaatgtttgccCAGTcagataa
- the LOC120629412 gene encoding glucose dehydrogenase [FAD, quinone]-like isoform X2 has translation MSPLHLLQFFLCSVCIHMFSIFTYLVYYYDLFTSSHEAQEKYDFIIVGSGTAGSLIADRLLKETNYTFIVLEAGGKGHPFHDIPAFGPLLHRSVFDWHYETVPQENACFAMENSKCKQTQGKILGGSSKLNNMIHVRGNVSHYVDWFHA, from the exons ATGTCTCCTCTGCATCTTCTACAATTCTTTCTGTGCAGCGTATGCATTCACATGTTTTCGATATTTACTTACCTGGTGTACTACTATGATTTGTTTACGTCTTCTCATGAAGCCCAGGagaaatatgattttattatag tGGGCTCGGGCACAGCAGGATCTCTCATAGCAGACAGATTATTAAAGGAAACTAATTACACCTTCATAGTCCTTGAAGCGGGAGGAAAAGGTCACCCTTTCCATGATATACCAGCATTTGGCCCACTCCTGCACAGATCAGTATTTGATTGGCATTATGAAACTGTTCCGCAGGAAAATGCTTGCTTTGCTATGGAAAATTCT AAATGCAAACAAACACAAGGCAAAATTCTTGGAGGATCATCAAAACTGAACAATATGATCCATGTCCGAGGCAACGTATCACACTATGTTGATTGGTTCCACG CCTAG
- the LOC120629487 gene encoding uncharacterized protein LOC120629487, with the protein MEPGRDRSHDCFKAEEDCSSKRHKTGEDYAPSFVTDRPLLQAASSQAESNEEPLQPSSSSVTIEMDDQPGPSNIQILPQITLQPESITINTSTSGQICEPPQQSATDQGDVSQAASETINSAQELQFTPVKMNASAVFNPEIVKPLPKASPRLQMATKRRIRKTAVLTDTPEKNALAEEQVKKKSRKDEAIRNKGKENNNNKEKGKGKGKAQKKPKRRVLQESESNSDDEVLEWYCIICCDSYSNSLPREKWIE; encoded by the exons ATGGAACCTGGACGAGACAGGAGTCATGACTGTTTTAAAGCCGAAGAAGATTGTAGCTCAAAAAGGCACAAAACAG GGGAGGATTATGCACCATCTTTCGTGACAGATCGGCCACTATTACAAGCTGCGTCGTCTCAAGCTGAATCAAATGAGGAACCCCTCCAGCCTTCTAGCAGTTCAGTTACGATTGAAATGGATGACCAGCCAGGACCatccaatattcaaatattacctCAGATTACTTTGCAGCCGGAATCTATTACCATAAACACTTCAACATCGGGTCAGATTTGTGAACCACCTCAACAATCTGCAACAGATCAGGGTGATGTATCTCAGGCTGCCTCCGAGACCATTAATAGTGCCCAAGAACTTCAATTTACACCAGTAAAGATGAATGCTTCAGCTGTGTTTAATCCTGAAATTGTAAAGCCTTTACCAAAGGCATCCCCAAGATTGCAGATGGCTACAAAACGCCGTATTAGAAAGACAGCTGTTTTGACCGACACGCCAGAAAAAAATGCATTAGCTGAAGAACAGGTAAAGAAGAAATCAAGGAAAGACGAAGCAATTAGAAACAAGGGgaaagaaaataacaataataaagaaaaaggtaAAGGCAAGGGAAAAGCTCAAAAAAAACCTAAACGAAGAGTATTACAAGAAAGCGAGAGTAATAGTGATGATGAGGTTCTGGAATGGTACTGCATAATTTGTTGtgattcatattcaaattcactACCAAGAGAAAAGTGGATAGAATAG